In a single window of the Vicia villosa cultivar HV-30 ecotype Madison, WI unplaced genomic scaffold, Vvil1.0 ctg.000032F_1_1_2_unsc, whole genome shotgun sequence genome:
- the LOC131622530 gene encoding uncharacterized protein LOC131622530, protein MDPEESKMGTELNIDQDETRLDTEHNIDQEESKMGIEQNIDQEECRVDPEHNINQDDSKMGTGHNMDQEESETGTEHNKDQEVSRTGTEHNKDQEKSGTGTEHDMDQEESKMDTENLPEFSSNPNPQSSEKEDSKKDTDPAEGSRKPELSQKITPQSLKAKKIVKKSLVGVAKLKTKNNSSSQILRKKIIRKNKKVGDNAESSHNADEKPISEITQQNKTKDESTKEKNKEVKNIEAKESQNRSSDDKNPMEESHQDKKDKEINLLDKNEQEQKSKEKLKESKKGSRRRRNKNKQNGKEKSLSNDKKSERLGGLIFMCSAKTKPDCFRYRVMGVSAAKKDDVLQVKPGLKLFLYDFDLKLLYGIYKASSSGGMKLEPKAFGGKFPAQVRFKIVSDSFPLPESIFKKAIKDNYNKKNKFTPELTVAQVRKLTRLFRPVGAQPVMQPVYAPPKAIIREREVPGRVRGSQHHSRRERAGGHRSDRREDIPRDSFPMDNYRAYDRRNLASTSHVNPIREPYERDYEHRPPEPRYVPAHVESLRRDPIYLNDREQQSYTRVVSDRINDPYDYRYGASSPRDAYLPPLRREAPLIREDISYLVGGRAFAGTDNLRRREIVEDRHYSIYSAADALPDYRPMQPYRGDKLEASPLRVSARYSFAGPSYSRR, encoded by the exons ATCGAGCAAAACATcgatcaagaagaatgcagagtGGACCCTGAGCATAATATCAATCAAGATGATAGTAAGATGGGCACTGGGCATAACATGGACCAAGAAGAGAGCGAGACAGGCACTGAGCATAACAAGGACCAAGAAGTGAGCAGGACGGGCACTGAGCATAACAAGGACCAAGAAAAGAGCGGGACCGGCACTGAGCATGATATGGATCAAGAAGAAAGCAAGATGGACACTGAGAATCTTCCTGAGTTTTCTTCTAATCCTAATCCTCAGTCCTCAGAAAAAGAAGATAGCAAGAAGGATACTGATCCTGCAGAAGGATCTCGTAAACCAGAGTTGAGTCAGAAGATTACTCCACAATCATTGAAGGCCAAAAAAATTGTTAAGAAATCTCTGGTTGGTGTTGCTAAATTAAAGACTAAGAACAATAGTTCCTCTCAGATTCTGAGGAAAAAGATAATTAGGAAGAATAAAAAAGTAGGGGACAATGCTGAAAGCTCTCACAATGCAGACGAGAAACCAATTTCAGAAATTACCCAGcagaataaaacaaaggatgAATCAACTAAGGAGAAAAATAAGGAGGTCAAAAACATTGAAGCGAAGGAAAGTCAGAATAGGAGCAGTGATGACAAAAATCCTATGGAGGAGAGCCATCAGGATAAAAAAGATAAGGAGATCAATCTGTTGGATAAGAATGAACAAGAACAGAAGAGTAAAGAGAAACTCAAAGAGTCAAAGAAGGGTTCTAGGAGGAGAAGAAACAAAAACAAGCAAAATGGCAAGGAGAAGAGCCTATCAAATGACAAAAAGAGTGAAAGGCTCGGTGGTCTCATCTTTATGTGCAGTGCTAAGACAAAGCCTGATTGTTTCCGCTATCGTGTCATGGGTGTTTCAGCTGCTAAAAAGGATGATGTTTTACAAGTCAAGCCTGGACTTAAGCTCTTTCTTTATGATTTTGATCTGAAACTACTATATGGGATTTACAAGGCTTCATCTTCTGGTGGCATGAAGCTTGAACCAAAAGCTTTTGGTGGAAAGTTTCCTGCCCAG GTGCGATTCAAAATTGTTTCTGATTCTTTCCCGCTACCCGAAAGCATTTTCAAAAAGGCTATCAAGGATAATTATAACAAAAAGAACAAGTTCACACCAGAACTTACTGTTGCACAA GTCAGGAAGCTCACTAGACTTTTTCGACCAGTTGGAGCTCAGCCAGTTATGCAGCCTGTTTATGCTCCTCCAAAAGCAATAATTCGAGAAAGGGAAGTTCCGGGTCGGGTTAGGGGATCACAACACCATTCACGCAGGGAAAGAGCTGGTGGACATCGATCTGATCGTCGAGAGGATATTCCTCGTGATTCATTTCCTATGGATAATTATCGAGCTTATGACCGAAGGAATTTGGCTAGTACTTCTCATGTTAATCCTATACGGGAACCTTATGAGAGAGATTATGAGCACCGTCCCCCAGAACCTCGCTATGTTCCTGCTCATGTAGAAAGTCTTCGAAGGGATCCTATTTATTTGAATGACCGTGAACAGCAGAGCTATACTCGTGTTGTTTCTGACCGTATAAATGATCCTTATGACTATCGATATGGTGCTTCTTCACCTAGGGATGCATATTTGCCTCCTTTAAGAAGAGAGGCTCCTTTAATTAGAGAGGACATCTCGTATTTGGTTGGGGGACGAGCTTTCGCCGGGACTGATAACTTGCGAAGGAGAGAGATCGTTGAAGATAGGCATTACTCGATATATTCTGCTGCTGATGCTTTGCCTGATTACCGTCCAATGCAGCCATATCGTGGAGACAAGTTGGAAGCCTCACCTTTACGAGTTTCAGCTCGTTACTCTTTTGCCGGCCCTTCATATTCTCGTCGCTAA